DNA from Musa acuminata AAA Group cultivar baxijiao chromosome BXJ1-5, Cavendish_Baxijiao_AAA, whole genome shotgun sequence:
GAATTTTCGTGCAGGTTGGGGCAGCTCTTTCCATGGTTTATGTTTCTGGAGCTCCTGTGATGTTTGTTGGTTGTGGCCAGTCCTACACAGACCTTAAGAAGCTCAATGTCAAGTCCATTGTCAAAACTCTGTTGAAGTGAATGTAATCTGTTTGCTCTCTCATCATCGTTTGCTACTCCTCCATGAGTTTTAAATCTCCCATGACCTCATTCCCTTGACGTTGGAAACATACGAATTATATAATATCTTTAGGTTTGGATTCATTATATTGTTGCCTCTTTGTTAACAGAATTTACTTCATTCTTTTGGTATCAGAAACTATTTATGGCTACAGAATCTTTGCTGTGGAAACTACATTGCAACTATTTACAATTAACTTAGTTCACTACATTGGATTACCATCGACTGCGTCATTATTGTACAACCCACAGCAACAATACGTTGCCACCACATTCTTCTGCCTCTTTATTACCCCTCATTGTCAACTGCACAACCAGAGTAAAATgtgaaagaggaaagagaaaggtGGTATAATGGTTACATATCATAAACATGATATATCTATAGATATATAGCTCATGCACACATCCAGGTATGTCTACTCGTATCATAAGAGACGAAAGGAGTTGATGCCTATGGGGAGTGCCAATGCCAATCACTCAATTATGAATGAATTGAAACTCTGGTTGCCGAATTGCATTCCACTTGCACATGCATGTCTTTTGTGGTTGCACTGTATCAATAGACCAaactttcccttttttttgtttcttttgttttttgttttgtattttgtGGGGCGAAACTTAAGAAAGTTTCAAATGGGTACCCAATAGCGATCGTACTATAATGAGAGGATTGTTCGACCTCTCCGTCATCGCACTCAACTTCTTACATATAGCTATATGAATAATTTTTAATGGCTGAGTTCTACAAAGCAAATGTTTACATGATGGTTGTAGTGAAAGAATTTATTAGATTCATCACGAGAATATCAAATTTTTTAGTGCCAATATCTAGTACAATTTATATGAGCGTGAAATTAACATTTAGTAATAGAAAAAACTTTTAATAAAAAAGAAGTTAAATTCGATCGATGAGTTTGTTCTATGGGTACAAGGTTAGGGATGACAGCTGATTTTGCTAAATGcaatattggaaaaaaaaaaagattggttCTTAAAGAAAGACTTTAGCTTACTTAAATTATTGTAAGGCCTTAACTATTAATAGTAAGATTTTGAGATCAAATTTCATCCTCACcatttatcttaaaaaaaaaaagatattgagGAAAATTTATATCTTAGGAAAATggctgctcttcttcttctttattattattattattattagaataaCGATGAGTTTCCATGAATTTATTAATAAATGAGGTAAGCCTCCATTTACTTGTGTCTTACGGAAACCAGTGGAGTCAGCAGCgtgaagaaaggaaaaaagaaacagaaaaagCTGGCTGTCGAAACAACAAATGCAGAAGCGGACAATTGGATTGTTTGTTTCGTAGCTGATTTCATTCTTCCTTGATTCAATAAAGAAAGAGAATATTTTAAAGGTGTCGAAAAGTTTATCTCTCGCGGATGGCCAATGAACCTTTTTGACAATCGCCTGTTGTCATCATTCCCAAACCTGACTCGCTGTGTATGTGGCATGGCCACAATGTCAGCCAGAAAAGTCCAGCGTTCACTCCATCCTCCTATCACGAATCTCCAGAGGGTCCAGCTTGCGTCGGCAGTGTATGAGGATAGCAGAGTCCCTACGGTGTTCAGAATGAACAATGGAACTCGACACCTTTTAAAGGTACCAGCAGGTGACAGGCTCCCCCTCCCCTTCCTTTTCCCACCTTCAGTGGTTCATTTCATTTGTTAGAACTCACCGGAGCCAGTCATCAATCTCCTTCCTCTTCAGATGGCACAGGTTTGTGTGCACCATTCTTCATGCTACTTTTGGTAGCATGGATGTAAATGTTGTGTATTGTGTTGCTTAGCTTTCATCTCTGTTAATTTTGGGATCCACTGGTTCGAACAGCAAAAGGTTGTCTTGAAGGTTCTGGCCATGGTTGATGACAAAACCAAGCAGAAGGCCATCGGAGCTGTGGCAGAGATTTATGGTATGTTCCTGTTCTACCTCATACTCCATCAAGCATCATCATTCCCTTTCATATGATGGTAAATCATTGATGCACTAAAGTAGATCAAGTAGGAGCCTTTCTTCTGGTTGGAGCATCAATATTTGAGTTCAGAAACTGCAAAAGGATTTCTAGCTTATTGCACATATAATTAGGATAACAGGGATGTTAATGAAGAGTTCAGATCTTACAACAGAGGTTGCACATAAAAACTCtacaatattgatttaattacatcaatcaaaatataaatatagccTTTGATTTGGACTTTTGgtaagttttcttttctttttcttttttttcgttTTTGGTAAAACCAATCCATGGTTTTATCAGATCCTCTGGCTTTTCACCTACCAATGAAATCTAACATTAAATAGATTACTATTTTTGCACCAGAATAAGTAGTACAAGAAAAGTTGCATCTCTGCTACCAACAAAATGAGAACAAAACAATTATTATAGAAAGAATAATGAAAAATGAACTCACAGTCCGTAATATGGTCTTCCATCTTAGTCTATTTTCACTAACTTAGCTTATTTCTTCgaagaaaattattttgataatgcAAGATATAAAACTAAATCGTCTGACATTACCTCCATCAAAGTGGCGCATAAATTTACCAAGAAAACTTGTTTGCTGTCCCAAGGTATGAGCATCTTAGATTACTGAGACATATAAACTATTATGGGCTATCCATTAGATACGATGTGATTCTTGGCTCAGGCATTGATTTCATAGAAGCTGATCTGAAGGAGCAGAAGATGACCATCATAGGTGAGATGGACACAATTGCCATAGCTAAGAAGTTGAAGAAGATGGGAAGGATCGATATAGTATCAGTTGGACCGGctaaagaggagaagaaagaagagaaaaaagacgagaagaaagaagagaagaaagaagagaagaaagaagagaagaaagaggagaagaaagaagagaaaaaagaagagaagaaatgaaTGATCAAGTGGCAGCACGTCAGCATGGTCTTTCGTCACAATAAACCGAGGAGCTATCCTATGTCTCGTTAATGGCATCAAGAAATCGTCAACATCTTGCATCAAAACCATCCTCAAATCTTTTGAGTTGCACATCATAAGAATAACCCCCCCCTTGGAAACATTTTGCTGTAATGAAGAGCATCCGTCTTTGAAATAGCCTTGATATGCTCATGCGTTGCTTACATAGTGTCCATCTATGAATGATAGGCAGCATGGATGTCAAAACTCTCACACAGTGTTCTTGGCAGCAGATTTATACAGcattttcttcctcctctctgtGTTTACGTAGGTCAGTTTGATTCAGCAGTAAccatgaaaagaaaaggaaaaaaaaatattaacccTAATCACAACAAGCTTCATAAAGAAATTGAAATGCACAACTGAGGCAGCCACTACAACCAGACACAAAACAACAAGCTCAGACGCAATCGAATTTATCTGTTGCTTTTTGCCCAGATGCAAACAGCTTGACAAATGTTGTGCTCGAAAATGACAGCTTAATTAATCTACATTTTCCAGGTTGTATGTGCAAACCAGTTAAGATTTGacattttgtatatatatatatatatatatatatatatatatataatacacatGTGTAAACTTGTCATTCATCATGGGCTTGTCTTCAAGTTCAGATACCTGATTGAATTATCAGAGAAGCCAGCAGCGAGGTGTCTGATCCACCGACTAGTGTTTAGCCCTCGAGAATAAGAAGGATCTGCCCTCTTCTACGGTAGCAAATGAAAGATCTCTTACTTCAAATCAATAGGAAAATGATGGCTATAAAATGGAACTTCCTGCCAAACCATCCAACACCAacagaaaaaaaggaagaagaggaattaTTTATTCTTTATGCAAGTAAATTGATATATAGATTTATATAACTTTTTTTTGCAGTGATAAGCAACGAAAGTGAGATTAAGTAATGTAGCTGACACCTTCAAAATTTGTAGGATAAAACCTAAACCCCTAATAATCTAAGGCAAGTTAATTTGATGATACATCCATAAACAGGTGGCTAGAAGTGATTCACTTGATCTCTAAGGGTTTCTTGACTTGCATTATATGCCAACATCACAAAGCAAATCAGTGTTAACTAATGTAGGATGGTAAGATTGTGTATGAGGTTATATCCAAAACAGGATGTTTCTGGTCCTAATCAGTTTGGTTTGAAGCATGGAGAACCCCACGAACTCTGCCAAGGACAGACATACATACGTAAGTCCACCAACAAGGGATCAACAACAACATGCCATTCCCCCCAGAAGTGCTTCGTTCCACTCGACTACTCTCTGATCTAATCGCAAACAAAAAGAAATAGATCGGTGTGTCGGCCACAAAATCCATTAGCGGCCGACGACACTAACCAGAAACTTATTGCAGTTGTTGGAGTGCCGTCTTCGTGGACATCAAAGTTGGCTTCGTGCTGCACGGTTACCCACACGAATCCATCTCTGTGAGAGTCTCTCAGATTTTGAGATGTGTTCTTGAGTCGACGCATGAAGCAAACCAAATAAAAACAGCACAGATGTCGGATGAGCTGTTGATAAAAACTATCAAATGAGACCAGAAGATATTGTGTAGGGCAGCACAAAACCATGACACAGATGTGTTTCACAAGTCATAAGAATAAAACATAAAATTACTTTCAATCTTGAACTCTAACCTTGttccaaagagatacaaaatGTTGACAGTCTAAACCGACAGtaaacataaaatctgtaatatgttgtattaaatacgaaaataattttttatgtcatgattgaaatcaaataattagatctgatttaacgatgcgtaccttttgatgtcatctaaaAAAGAATCTCTGTTTGATATGCAAATGCattgtctttaatccaagatcgatGTAAATCTGCAAAgaggaactagatccttctcttctctttctatcATTTCACACGACCATCTAGATTGATGGTTAGAAAAAAGAATTGAGAGAAAAACTGTAATTCCTCGATTGAGATAACCTTTCTATTTCTTCTTATGTTCAGTCCCTAGAGGTTCtgtctatttataagcgagagcaaagggtctagaataaataattagaagagtTCCTCCGATCAAAGTTATCTCTTAAAGAATCATACGGACttttattaaaatctaattaattatattatatatattttatcctATTATAAAGGACGATAAAATCTAACACCATTCTCATTCGAACGTGATGAACAACCAAGAAAACTGGGATGACAGTATGAAACTCCGATCAGCAGCGATAAAAAACCCGTGAAGTGAGAAAAAACCTTCCACGGTTTTTGGTTTGTGCATGATGACTCCATCATACAAGTTGATATATATTATCGAGgagtgatagcagataagatttttaataaagctttttcaataaaatttgttcaataattttttttatcttctattttttCTATCAAAGAGTCCCTACAGAGTCATCCTCAAGGCACTGAAATGAACCCCGCAAAAAAAATGCATTAGTGAACTTACACAAAATGGAATCGAGTGGCATCCACCACCTGATAAATAACTATATTTATCACTCGATGAAAATATGTAACCCATACATGTATGCACTTACACAAAATAATCTGCTTTATTTCAGTTCCAAGTTCTTGCTCGATCCTATACCTACAGTCACACAATAATAATTCCTCTATCAGAAGGAATAAGAGTAGGAACCAGAAAAAGAGGTATTAACGATTCTAGGACTGGTAAGAGTGGATACAAGTTAAAGTGGTCTTTGTAGGTGATGAGATTTGCTGCTAAACAGAGGTGACCAAATCTCCCAGACCGACCAACCTAACAAAGTCAGAAACAAGCCTTAAAATTGTAAAAATTCATGGAAAATTCCAATTTGAGAATGCCATGTATAAGAGAACCTATGATTGTTGATGCAAGCAACCAAATAGTACAAATTATGACTTCTTCCTCTGAGCACTTCAAGTTAGAAATCATGGACTGCTAGCCAACTTCAATAAAGTAATAGCATATATACATACACTTACGATTGTAGCAATACCCAATGGAGTTCTTAGGGAATATCAATTCCCCTAGCAAACAGATCTGCAAAATCAAGGGAAAATCCTTCAGAAACCAATAAAACTTTTGCTGGTCTTTTGCTTTTCTCTTTCCTGCTAGATTTCAAAGGTTTAATAGTTTAGGCTTATTTGTCAGTGGAAGTAGGAAATACAAAACTGTTCTTTACTCCAAGAGATTGCTTTCTTTTAGAGGCCAATTCCAagagtataaaaataaaaagaagctcgCTACCATAGAATCCTCTCCATTTAAGTTTCCTCAAGTTAGTGATATGCAGCATTTAGGTGGTGGCAAATCACGCACAACTTTGTTTGATACCAATTTGCTTTCTTACACTGTTCCACAAGCGTTTCTTCAGTCGACTAGTATTCATGCATATATATAGTAATTAAGTTAACCACCTCATATCAGGTAATCTGAACAACTAAAAGAAAAGTATTGATGTAAGCCATAGTCAACATTGACTTGTAAGTCTGGGAGAAATACAACAGTCACTAACAAAGGCTTTTAGTAAGAATCAATTATATTCCATCATCATTCAGTCCTTTTTCAAATCACAATCGTaatgttgttgggctgatggcccatattcagcccatgtgagctttatcagcccatagcccataccccctcttaacctaaccctaattaagattaggggggtgtggtggctgcgttttagaggtagattaaagctataaaaaggcagcaacgaggcggatctttggagccacgagattccaaagagaagaaggagaacaaggcagaaaaggaagagaaagaaagggaaaaagacaaggacaacgcagagaaactgttctcaatcatctagcagtgttctcatcttaggttagatcaaatctacaataggctcttgctgtgattacttaggaggttttagatattgtgggcagtgacgtgattcttgtatcccagttattctcttgtggttgttgctagggttttgggcaagagattgagatttgtacattcattattcttatagtggattatctctagtttgccccgtggtttttacccttcacattgaaggggttttccatgtatatcttggtgttctgtttgactgtgtttccattttattccgctgcgtattttggtcttctagtatttgttcctatacaaaggttattcctgtttatatccccatcaactggtatcagagcggggttttagtaatttaattttttgtatttgaacatggaggccagtaatatttctcgcatgattagtttgaatggaaataattatatgatatggaaaccaagaatggaagatctcttgtattgcaaagatttgtatggacctttgcagggggatagtgcaaaacctacaactatgacagatgatgagtggaagaggttagatcgaaaaacaattgggtttattagatagtggcttgatgatagtgtctttcaccatgtttctactgaaatttctgtatattctctttggaaaaaattggaaagtctctatgaaagaaaaacagttggcaacaaagcttttttgatcagaaaacttgtgaacctaaaatatagagagggtgcttctattgctgaacatttgaatgaaatgtagagtattactaaccagttatcctatatgaaaatgtctcttgatgatgagttacaagcattgttacttctcaattcattaccagaaagttgggagacattggtggtttccctcagtaattctgcaccatatggtattgtcactatgagtcaagtaacaagcagtttgttgaatgaggagttgagaagaaagagtttagcaacatctcagaatgattcacaagcacttatctcagagaacagaggaaggtcaaagtctagaagtagttcacgtatgggtaggagcaagtcaagatcaagaaaagataatgtttgctataactatagtgagaaaggacattacaagaaccaatgtaagcaacctaagaagaacaagaaaaagggaaaagaagtggagtctacaaagtcaaagaataatactacagctatagtgcagggtggtgattatttgattttgtctccttctgatgatattttttcttgtgtgtgtcaggatcttgagtgggtgattgacacaggtgattcttatcatgctacaccacggagggagttttttgctacatacaggtctggaaactttggtgttgtcaagatgggcaactatggcacatcagacatcattggcatgggtgatatccatttaaagaccaaccttggctgcaagttggtacttaaggatgtgaggcatgtggttgacttgaggctgaatttaatttcagttggaagactagatgatgaagagtatgaaagcagatttcacagagggcaatggaagctcagtaagggttctcttgttatagctagtggaaagaaatgtcatactttgtacaggttgcaggctaaagcttatggtgagcagttaaatgctacagagaaagacttcagtatggagttgtggcataggcgattgggacacatgagcgagaaggggctgcaagctctttccaagagagaggtattgccagatctcagaggtatacatctaaacccttgtattgattgtttggctggtaaacaacatagagttttatttgctagtgctgctttgtctagaaaaatgcatgccttagaccgtgtttatacagatgtatgtggtcctttgaggacaaaaactcctggtggatctgttgatgttcttggtataagtggtgcactttattttgtcacttttatagatgatttttctaggaaagtttgggcttatgctttgaagaccaaagatcaggttattaatgtcttcaaagagtttcatgccaggattgaaagggagacagaaaagaaattgaaatgcataagatcagataatggtggtgagtatacgagattgtttaatgactattgcaggtcacatggaattcaacatgagatgacagttcctggtacacctcagcataatgcaattacagagaggatgaaccacaccatcatggaaaagatcagatgtatgctttcacaggccaagctacccaaaaggttttgggatgaggctttgaggactgcagtcgatgtgatcaacttatcaccatgtacagccctagatggtgatgttgcagagcatgtatggtcatggaaagatgtttcctacaggcatttgagagtatttggttgtcgcgcatttgcatatattccagacaatgagaggtccaagctggatggtaagtctaaagaatgtatttttcttggttactcacatgatcagtttggttacagactttgggatccaaaaaagcagaaggtgttcaggagcagagatgtggtcttctttgaggatcaaacctttgaggatttgaagaagaaggcaccaaccaagacttctatagaaggattagcagattgtgacccagttattcctccagtatatcagggtgatgggggagatgtgcaggaaaatagtgtggagcctgatgttgatttacctgcaggacatgttgagcaagaagaagtaggagagcaagttcccgcagaacctcagttgagaagatcttctagacaacgtcaaccttccagaagatactctacagatgagtatgtgatgcttactgatgcaggtgaaccagagagttaccaggaagcaattgagagtgagcagaaagagaagtggttagttgctatgcaggaagagatggatgctcttcagaagaaccacacttatgatttggtgctgctaccaaatggaatgaaggccttgaagaacaagtgggtttttaggttgaagactcaagagtattgttctcaaccaaagtacaaagctagattggttgtgaaaggctttggtcaaaagaaaggtattgactttgaagagatattttctcttgttgttaaaatgtcttctattcgtgttgctcttggtattgctgctagccaggacttggaggttgagcagttagatgtgaagacagctttccttcatggtgatttggatgaggaaatttatatggagcaaccagaaggcttcaaagtcaaaggtaaagataattttgtctgcaagttgaagaagagcttgtatgggctaaagcaagctccaagacagtggtacagaaagtttgattcatttatgacagaaaatggatacaaaagaacagcttcagatcattgtgtgtacatcaaatggtttggtgaggattttattattctcttactttatgttgatgacatgcttattcttgggaaagatatgtctaaaattgacaggttgaagaaggaactgagtgagtcttttgcaatgaaggacttggggccagcaaagcaaataccaggcatgcagatttctcgtgacaggaaaaacaagaagatttggttgtcacaagagaaatacatcgagaaggtattggaaagattcagtatgagcaatgctaagccagttggttctcctcttgctggtcacttcaagttgtgctcagaacagagtccgtcaagtgatgaggagaaggagaaaatgaaaaaggttccttatgcttcagcagttggaagtttaatgtatgcaatggaatgtacaaggccggacatcgcatatgcagtgggtgttactagcggatttcttgcaaatccaggcaaagagcactgggcagcagtgaagtggatttttagatatctcagagggagctctaaggtttgtttaagctttggaggtggaccacctgtgttaacaggttacacagatgcagatatggcaagagatatagatacgaggaagtctacttcaggttatgtacttacttttgcagggggagctatgtcatggcaatccaggttacaaaggtgtattgctctctctaccacaaaagcagaatatattgctgctacagaggtatgcaaagaaatgttatggatgaaagaattcttacaagaattggggctaaaacaggaaaattatgtggtgcattatgacagccagagtgccatccatttgtgtaagaacccaatgtttcattccaagtcaaagcatatagatgtcagataccactggattcgaaatgtatttgaagagaagcagttgcagctttcgaaaattcatacagatgacaacggagcagacatgttgacgaagaccttaccaaaagaaagataggagatatgccgacagttggtcggtatggcttcacattgaggagtcatgggacagcctcccttatgggctgaaaggAGAGGTttagttgggctgatggcccatattcagcccatgtgggctttatcagcccacagcccacactccctcttaacctaaccctaattaagattaggggggtgtggtggctgcgttttaaaggcagattaaagctataaaaaggcaacaacgaggcagatctttggagccacgagattccaaagagaagaaggagaacaaggcagaaaagaaagagaaagaaaggtaagaagacaaggacaacgcagagagactgttctcaatcatctagcagtgttctcatctcaggttagatcaaatctacagtaggctcttgctgtgcttacttgggaggttttagatattgtggacagtgacgtgatccttgtatcccagttattctcttgtggttgttgctagggttttgggcaagagattgagatttgtacattcattattcttatagtggattatctctagtttgccccgtggtttttacccttcacattgaaggagttttccacatatatcttggtgttctgtttgattgtgtttccattttattccgctgcgtattttggtcttctagtatttgttcctatacaaaggttatttctgtttatatccccatcaaatgTCTAATTATTAAACTAGTATATGTATTAGTAGTGTTaggggaagaaaagaaggaagaccgaaaatcaaaagaaaatactAAATAAGTATTTTGTCTACTTTTGTGTCTCCGAAGAGAAAATACTTTCTCCTTCCGATCTTTATTGCTCATTCTTATTGAATCTCGccatgggatttttttttttttggctctaaTACCGCTTGTTGAGGAGAGAGagaagtaaaataaataaataaacaaagatCAATCAAATAATGTACCAAAAAATTAATGCAAGATTAATGTGGTTCGACAAATTTCACTTACATTTAAAcagaaaatcaaaatttttaccaTGTACAAATCAAAATCAATCCATCTCCCTTGAGTTATCCTTACTTGAGTATAAATTTTCATGCACTTCATCTCATATAAACCTCAAAGAATTTATACATTTTCTTTCACCCAAACCCTAAAGAGTACCTCTTTAGACACCATAAAAAGAAACTCAAAGTACACTAAAAGTATTCTTCATTTTTTGTTCTCCCCATCAAAACCCAAAGATACATAAGATATTCATAGAAGAACCAAACCTTAATTTTCAAGATTTTCTTCAGAACTCTTTGTAATAGAATTTCTTATCATACTAGGACATTAAGTCCAGAAATCCTAAAATATTTACTAATCCCAAAAAATAGCTAGAAGGAAAAAAGTTTGAGGAAGTAACGGCAAACCTACGCAAACTAGATTCCTGCATGCACCATTGGGGAAGTCATGGAAGACCTAATTCGGATGATCTTGCAACATTTTAGCATGAACGTAGAAGCAAAAGAACAACTAAGTTCAATAATGTTCTTTGCTAATAGCTCAACCTGATTAACAAAGTTGCGGTTTGATTGATTTGAAGCCTTAAGAAATAGTGCATGTTTCCATCATTAAAAAGAActacaaacaacttaaaatatttaaaatattaatttttaagaaCTAATCTTTGAAAAAAGAGTATTAAGGCAGTGGACCTTCTGCCTTTCCTCCACAAAAAGAATAGTATTGAGTTATTCCCTTGAAGGTAAGTTCGTCCATAAGATTGACTATATATGGTTTAGAAAGATACCTGTCTTTAAAATCCTTCAGTCACAGTGAAGTGAATGTTTCTGAGAACAGTAAAATCTCTCCGTTAGCAGGAAGGAAACGTATAAGCTGCTCTAGAGACACAAGTTTGTCTGCCTACAAAAAGAGAGATGCATTTTTTTGTATGGAAAAATATGCAAGTTCATATATTTTTCTCTGCAAAAGACATAAACAGGAAAATATGTACATGTAAAATGGACAGTTTGTTCTCAGAAGGAAGTCATATTTCCCTTTGAAAAAGCCATACAGCAAAATGAATTAATAACTATGAAACATACATAGCACAGCATTTCTCGCATGTAAAATTATCCAGTGGCCTGTAGAAGCTACTTGAAAAATGCACACAAAACAGAATTAGTAAGGTATACACTCATAACTTATACCAAATACTAGATGCCAAGGATTGTCTACACTTGTAATATAAAGGTAGATAAAGGTATCACATATAGTTGCATTTGGAATTAAGATTAGGAGAACTGCAGCACATTAGTCAACTACAGAATTTAGAATAAACAAGATAGCACCAAATACTTCCCAAATGGACAACCAAGGAAAAAAGACTGTAAGCTAAATGAAAAAGGTGGCTTTGAACTCATCAATATTGT
Protein-coding regions in this window:
- the LOC135674339 gene encoding heavy metal-associated isoprenylated plant protein 39-like, whose protein sequence is MAQQKVVLKVLAMVDDKTKQKAIGAVAEIYGIDFIEADLKEQKMTIIGEMDTIAIAKKLKKMGRIDIVSVGPAKEEKKEEKKDEKKEEKKEEKKEEKKEEKKEEKKEEKK